A window of Tautonia plasticadhaerens contains these coding sequences:
- a CDS encoding GDSL-type esterase/lipase family protein, with product MIRPPRHPVARLSAIVASVVLLMTAVASAVLSRVAGPDPDRRGPTIAAPRAHLDEWVGRHARHVSRAMAGPAPLLLLGDSITRGWLGPALDGEDSALDRLRRRRLDSRGAVNFGMDGDHVEHLLWRLRHGGLAGLRPELVVLLAGTNNIGLDAPEAIAEGVVALVDEIRRRSPDSVILVIGMLPRGTTLGHGQPAISDVPDPRIAEINRLLAPIDARPRVAFLDFGHRLLDEDGRVVRSMQPDLLHLSTEGYGAWADAMEPTLRLFFGPPPGADAGDPRLLSGSPAG from the coding sequence GTGATCCGCCCCCCTCGCCATCCGGTCGCCCGCCTGTCCGCGATCGTCGCGTCGGTCGTCCTGTTGATGACGGCGGTCGCGTCGGCGGTCCTGTCCCGGGTCGCCGGCCCGGACCCGGACCGTCGCGGTCCGACGATCGCCGCGCCGAGGGCGCACCTGGACGAATGGGTCGGCCGGCACGCCCGGCACGTCTCCCGGGCGATGGCGGGGCCGGCCCCCCTGCTCCTGCTCGGCGACTCGATCACCCGGGGCTGGCTCGGCCCGGCCCTCGACGGCGAAGACTCGGCGCTCGATCGGCTCCGCCGGCGACGCCTCGACTCCCGAGGCGCCGTGAACTTCGGCATGGACGGCGACCACGTCGAGCACCTGCTCTGGCGGCTCCGCCACGGCGGGCTCGCCGGGCTGAGGCCGGAGCTGGTCGTGCTGCTCGCGGGGACGAACAACATCGGCCTCGACGCGCCCGAGGCGATCGCCGAGGGGGTCGTCGCCCTGGTCGACGAGATCCGCCGCCGCAGCCCGGACTCGGTCATCCTCGTGATCGGCATGCTGCCCCGGGGGACGACCCTCGGCCACGGCCAGCCGGCCATCTCGGACGTGCCCGACCCGCGCATCGCCGAGATCAACCGCCTGCTCGCCCCGATCGACGCCCGCCCCCGCGTCGCCTTCCTCGACTTCGGCCACCGCCTGCTCGACGAGGACGGCCGAGTCGTCCGCTCGATGCAGCCGGATCTGCTGCACCTCTCGACCGAGGGCTACGGGGCCTGGGCCGACGCGATGGAGCCGACCTTGCGGCTGTTCTTCGGCCCGCCCCCCGGGGCCGACGCCGGTGATCCGCGTCTTCTGTCGGGGAGCCCGGCGGGGTAG
- a CDS encoding acyltransferase family protein: MSGNAGSTTGGAPTPPDPRWASPAARSGVGTGGDRVYYPGLDGLRAVAIALVYCFHDRELDLLERLSQALALPLALLVDPILRLAGLPEISFRMRSLVSPLRENGWIGVNIFFVLSGYLITTLLLRERERFGRVDLRSFWIRRILRIWPLYYLVVLICFVLTPLARAAVGIDPGPWRRLAADRLPAFLAFLGNWSLANGGPVPSDSISVLWSVCVEEQFYLVVPLIVAWSGGRWRVALVAGLMAAAIACRYALADAGYRGAALRYNTLANLDTLLAGVMLALLARGRSGAGPASLWGTRLAVVGGGAAIYSITLGYAEAPWRRAADDVLVWAWAVALVAWAASGRDRTSGFLARPTMVWLGRVSYGLYLYHEIALGLVSWASRALPRSPELGTVAALMGPAATIGLAAASYYGIERPFLRLKARWTRVPSRPVDRREEGSARDVPAGDGTMAVLPEHHPEPSPGGPTAQDEP; the protein is encoded by the coding sequence ATGTCGGGGAACGCGGGATCGACGACCGGAGGGGCCCCGACGCCCCCCGACCCGAGGTGGGCCTCGCCGGCCGCCCGGTCGGGGGTCGGGACCGGAGGTGATCGCGTCTATTACCCCGGGCTCGACGGGCTCCGGGCCGTGGCGATCGCGCTGGTCTACTGCTTCCACGACCGGGAATTGGACCTGCTCGAACGGCTCTCGCAAGCATTGGCGTTGCCGCTGGCCCTGCTCGTCGACCCGATCCTCAGGCTCGCCGGGCTGCCCGAGATCTCCTTCCGGATGCGGTCGCTCGTCTCGCCGCTGCGGGAGAACGGCTGGATCGGCGTCAACATCTTCTTCGTGCTCAGCGGGTACCTGATCACGACGCTGCTGCTCCGCGAGCGGGAGCGATTCGGCCGGGTGGACCTGCGGTCGTTCTGGATCCGGCGAATCCTGCGGATCTGGCCGCTGTATTACCTCGTCGTGCTGATCTGCTTCGTCCTCACGCCGCTGGCGAGGGCGGCCGTCGGGATCGACCCGGGCCCCTGGAGACGGCTCGCGGCCGACCGGCTGCCGGCGTTCCTGGCGTTCCTGGGGAACTGGTCGCTGGCGAACGGGGGGCCGGTGCCCTCGGACTCGATCTCGGTGCTCTGGAGCGTCTGCGTCGAGGAGCAATTCTACCTCGTCGTGCCCCTGATCGTGGCCTGGTCGGGGGGGCGGTGGCGGGTCGCGCTGGTCGCCGGGCTGATGGCGGCGGCGATCGCCTGCCGGTACGCGCTCGCCGACGCCGGGTATCGGGGGGCCGCCCTGCGGTACAACACGCTCGCGAACCTGGACACGTTGCTCGCGGGCGTGATGCTGGCGCTGCTGGCGCGGGGGCGGTCGGGGGCGGGGCCGGCGTCGCTCTGGGGGACGAGGCTCGCGGTGGTCGGCGGGGGGGCCGCCATCTACTCGATCACGCTCGGCTACGCCGAGGCGCCCTGGCGACGGGCGGCCGACGACGTCCTGGTGTGGGCCTGGGCGGTCGCGCTGGTCGCATGGGCGGCGTCGGGCCGCGACCGGACCTCGGGGTTCCTGGCCAGGCCGACGATGGTCTGGCTCGGCCGGGTCAGCTACGGGCTCTATCTCTATCACGAGATCGCCCTGGGGCTGGTCTCCTGGGCATCCCGGGCGCTGCCCCGTTCTCCCGAGCTGGGGACGGTGGCCGCCCTGATGGGCCCTGCGGCCACGATCGGCCTGGCGGCGGCCTCGTACTACGGCATCGAGCGGCCCTTCCTGCGCCTGAAGGCCCGCTGGACCCGCGTGCCCTCGCGGCCGGTCGACCGGCGTGAGGAGGGATCGGCCCGTGACGTGCCGGCCGGAGATGGTACGATGGCCGTCCTCCCGGAGCACCACCCCGAGCCGTCTCCCGGCGGCCCAACCGCGCAAGACGAGCCGTGA
- a CDS encoding metal-dependent hydrolase — translation MGNFRQHVGFAGFLGVFYAWGAAVVMGLHWVYGSVAALLVTVAGLLPDLDSDSSVQLRGFSGLLGVLAAVAVWQDLDDSSIIVPFELHLWAAIVSYVLVRHFLRRSLAYLTVHRGMNHSIPTAGIWGAIAYLGYPSDSHLIRLLMAVAVILGFLSHLALDEWCSVDLAGRRVNRAFGTALKFGSKSVGATMVTYLLLALLCWWVTAVWPADPLSGRLPTPVIRWPDGVEDPADLGR, via the coding sequence ATGGGGAACTTCCGCCAGCACGTCGGCTTCGCCGGCTTCCTCGGCGTCTTCTACGCCTGGGGGGCGGCGGTGGTAATGGGCCTGCACTGGGTCTACGGCTCGGTGGCGGCGCTGCTGGTCACGGTCGCCGGGCTGCTGCCGGATCTCGACTCCGACAGCTCGGTGCAGCTCCGGGGCTTCAGCGGGCTGCTCGGCGTGCTGGCGGCGGTGGCCGTCTGGCAGGACCTCGACGACTCGTCGATCATCGTCCCCTTCGAGCTGCACCTCTGGGCGGCGATCGTCTCCTACGTGCTCGTCCGCCACTTCCTGAGGCGGTCCCTGGCGTACCTGACCGTCCACCGGGGGATGAACCACAGCATCCCGACCGCGGGGATCTGGGGGGCGATCGCCTACCTCGGCTACCCGTCCGACTCCCACCTGATCCGCCTGCTGATGGCCGTCGCCGTGATCCTCGGGTTCCTCTCCCACCTGGCCCTGGACGAGTGGTGCAGCGTCGACCTCGCCGGCCGCCGGGTGAACCGGGCGTTCGGCACGGCCCTGAAATTCGGGTCGAAGTCGGTCGGGGCGACGATGGTGACGTACCTGCTGCTCGCCCTGCTCTGCTGGTGGGTGACCGCCGTCTGGCCCGCCGACCCGCTCTCCGGCCGGCTGCCGACGCCGGTCATCCGATGGCCCGACGGGGTCGAGGACCCGGCCGACCTCGGGCGGTGA
- a CDS encoding serine/threonine-protein kinase has protein sequence MTEPSSTPTSLASTSGRTWDDASSPAAARLARRFEEDWRRSKLGARPDPASYLPDAEEERPGAWLALLRADLGLRWDDGQEPSVEQYRLRYPGLDPEVVVGLLYEEFCLKEEAGAAADPLEYERRFPELAPRLRRVFDIHALVGGPNAPTLGSIGATMTTGGQPRTRRAGDDPDPDLSSFPEAGETIGGFRLIEELGRGSFARVYLAQERLLADRPVALKVATAGSREPQTLARLQHTHIVPVHSYRVDPVSGLHLLCMPYFGRLTLAAVLADPATASARSGGELLDVLDRLEPPEVGLPRPSTSARRAMAGRSFSGAIAWWGARLAEALQHAHDRGVLHRDVKPSNVLVTGDGLPMLLDFNLAMGPRIEGSGEEAETLGGTLAYMAPEHIEALADGIDSGVDARADLFAMGVVLFEAIAGDRPFPVVRKARSVAEALLQTAQQRRDGPPPLRRGGRAVSPALEAVIRKSLEPDPARRYQSAAELAADLLAVADDGPLRVAKEPIASRSLRWVRRNRWRFAVAAPAVVAGSILVATLHDARVRRVEAEGEVRRNIDQADVNVEAGKLEQAIQGYLFAKTAAARHPSLAPLYWEAEEKRLWATHTYALELLVGEFFAEAEWLRYRLFGFVEPERPPGDALREALGDFGVFKTVDWAANPDFDRLEGDHRRRLLDEVPELLFLRAVHLRLTGPGPGPRGGIASGVADLRDRAVRAMPGDDPRRGPWDALCEELGVTSPAIGPAEGAVVPEADRPRYLAEAAFLWGIAHASRFQETGDPADAARALASLEAAARGRPDSYWPRFYLATFALESGRHSDALRHADAAVALKPGSPWALFNRALANRATGDSAEALGDLRAAAARVLERDRDRLRDRIDLNLGLVLLERGDRAGARDAFEAVLGPSAPGRSVAGVAARLAVISAASPGSAFASAAAGLGGESAMAAAGGSRFSRAARLDLARLDAEAGRPDLALLAYNDLLLDDPGHREARLGRALLALALGDVRAAEADADLLIAADRDGRLGPEGRPRSLPASSAAEAFDLRARCRLEAGRAELALADADEAMGRSPSPAGERLRLRATLATRPGGSLRLDDPSAIDLLPAPGPGLVADLRHAVGAMAEPPPEPEPSPVPRMLTRAVLLSALGESAPAEDGATDAVLVAPDASLPRLVRARIRHRSGDLDGALIDLDAALALRPDDADARTLRGLVLAEAGRPADALAELNRSQAIGADDAALHRARAVALAALGRADLAVRSLTEALDRDPQDPRISLHRARLHRRLGLVSAARADLDHASSWSSDRPELRLLVAISRSLTNGPTPPGPTPGMAGTGSAE, from the coding sequence ATGACCGAGCCCTCCAGCACCCCGACCAGCCTGGCCAGCACCTCGGGCCGGACCTGGGACGACGCCTCGTCCCCCGCCGCCGCCCGGCTCGCCCGCCGCTTCGAGGAGGACTGGAGGCGCTCGAAGCTCGGCGCCCGGCCCGACCCCGCCTCGTATCTGCCCGACGCCGAGGAGGAGCGCCCCGGCGCCTGGCTCGCCCTGCTCCGGGCCGACCTCGGCCTGCGATGGGACGACGGCCAGGAGCCGTCGGTGGAGCAATACCGCCTGCGCTACCCCGGGCTCGACCCCGAGGTGGTCGTCGGCCTGCTCTACGAGGAGTTCTGCCTGAAGGAGGAGGCCGGGGCCGCCGCCGACCCGCTGGAGTACGAGCGTCGCTTCCCCGAGCTGGCGCCGAGGCTCCGCCGGGTGTTCGACATCCACGCGCTGGTCGGCGGCCCGAACGCGCCGACGCTCGGCTCGATCGGCGCCACGATGACCACCGGCGGCCAGCCCCGGACGAGGAGGGCCGGCGACGACCCGGACCCCGATCTGTCCTCGTTCCCGGAGGCGGGGGAGACGATCGGCGGCTTCCGGCTGATCGAGGAGCTGGGCCGGGGCTCCTTCGCCCGGGTCTACCTCGCCCAGGAGCGGCTGCTGGCCGACCGGCCGGTGGCGTTGAAGGTGGCGACGGCGGGGTCGAGGGAGCCGCAGACCCTCGCTCGCCTGCAGCACACGCACATCGTCCCGGTCCACAGCTACCGGGTCGACCCGGTCTCGGGCCTGCACCTGCTCTGCATGCCCTACTTCGGCCGCCTGACCCTGGCCGCCGTGCTGGCCGACCCGGCGACGGCCTCCGCGCGATCGGGGGGGGAGCTGCTGGACGTGCTCGACCGGCTGGAGCCCCCCGAGGTGGGGCTGCCCCGGCCGTCGACCTCGGCGCGGAGGGCGATGGCGGGCCGGTCATTCTCGGGGGCGATCGCCTGGTGGGGCGCCCGGCTGGCCGAGGCGTTGCAGCACGCGCACGACCGCGGGGTGTTGCACCGGGACGTGAAGCCCTCCAACGTGCTCGTCACCGGCGACGGCCTGCCGATGCTGCTGGACTTCAACCTGGCGATGGGCCCGAGGATCGAGGGCTCGGGCGAGGAGGCGGAGACCCTCGGCGGGACGCTCGCCTACATGGCCCCGGAGCACATCGAGGCGCTGGCCGACGGGATCGACTCGGGCGTCGACGCCCGGGCGGACCTGTTCGCGATGGGGGTCGTCCTGTTCGAGGCGATCGCCGGGGACCGCCCCTTCCCGGTCGTCCGCAAGGCGAGGTCGGTGGCCGAGGCCCTCCTGCAGACCGCCCAGCAGCGCCGGGACGGCCCCCCGCCGCTGCGACGGGGGGGCCGGGCCGTCTCCCCGGCGCTGGAGGCGGTCATCCGCAAGAGCCTGGAGCCGGACCCGGCTCGGCGCTACCAGTCGGCCGCCGAGCTGGCCGCCGACCTGCTCGCCGTGGCCGACGACGGCCCGCTCCGGGTGGCGAAGGAGCCGATCGCCAGCCGGTCGCTGCGGTGGGTGCGCCGGAACCGCTGGAGGTTCGCCGTGGCGGCGCCCGCGGTGGTGGCCGGGTCGATCCTGGTGGCGACCCTGCACGACGCCCGGGTCAGGCGGGTCGAGGCCGAGGGGGAGGTCCGCCGGAACATCGACCAGGCCGACGTGAACGTGGAGGCCGGCAAGCTGGAGCAGGCGATCCAGGGTTATCTGTTCGCCAAGACCGCCGCCGCCCGCCACCCGTCGCTGGCCCCGCTGTACTGGGAGGCCGAGGAGAAGCGCCTCTGGGCGACGCACACCTACGCCCTGGAGCTGCTCGTCGGGGAGTTCTTCGCCGAGGCGGAATGGCTCCGCTACCGCCTCTTCGGTTTCGTCGAGCCCGAACGCCCGCCGGGGGACGCGCTGCGGGAGGCGCTCGGCGACTTCGGCGTGTTCAAGACGGTCGACTGGGCCGCCAACCCCGACTTCGACCGGCTGGAGGGGGACCACCGCCGCCGGCTGCTCGACGAGGTCCCCGAACTGCTCTTCCTGAGGGCGGTCCACCTCCGGCTGACCGGGCCGGGGCCGGGGCCGAGGGGGGGGATCGCGTCCGGGGTCGCCGACCTCCGGGATCGGGCCGTCCGGGCGATGCCGGGGGACGACCCGAGGCGGGGCCCCTGGGACGCGCTCTGCGAGGAGTTGGGCGTCACCAGCCCCGCGATCGGGCCGGCCGAGGGGGCGGTCGTGCCGGAGGCCGACCGGCCGAGGTACCTGGCCGAGGCGGCATTCCTGTGGGGGATTGCCCACGCCTCCCGGTTCCAGGAGACGGGGGATCCGGCCGACGCGGCCCGGGCGCTCGCCTCGCTCGAGGCCGCGGCCCGGGGGAGGCCCGACTCGTACTGGCCCCGGTTCTACCTGGCGACCTTCGCCCTGGAGTCGGGCCGGCATTCCGACGCCCTGCGGCACGCCGACGCGGCGGTGGCCCTGAAGCCGGGCTCGCCCTGGGCGCTGTTCAACCGGGCGCTGGCGAACCGGGCCACGGGGGATTCGGCCGAGGCGCTGGGGGACCTCCGGGCCGCCGCCGCCCGGGTCCTGGAACGGGATCGCGACCGGCTCCGGGACCGGATCGACCTGAACCTGGGGCTCGTCCTGCTGGAGCGGGGCGACCGGGCCGGGGCGAGGGACGCCTTCGAGGCGGTGCTCGGCCCGTCGGCCCCCGGCCGGTCGGTGGCCGGGGTCGCGGCCCGCCTGGCGGTCATCTCGGCGGCCTCGCCGGGCTCGGCGTTCGCCTCGGCCGCCGCCGGGCTCGGCGGCGAGTCGGCGATGGCGGCGGCCGGCGGCTCCCGGTTCTCGCGGGCCGCCCGGCTCGACCTGGCCCGGCTCGACGCCGAGGCCGGCCGGCCGGATCTCGCCCTGCTGGCCTACAACGACCTGCTGCTCGACGACCCCGGCCACCGCGAGGCCCGATTGGGCCGGGCCCTGCTGGCGCTCGCCCTGGGGGACGTCCGGGCCGCGGAGGCGGATGCCGACCTGCTCATCGCCGCCGACCGGGACGGACGCCTCGGGCCCGAGGGCCGCCCCCGGTCGCTGCCGGCCTCCTCGGCCGCCGAGGCCTTCGACCTGAGGGCGCGGTGCCGACTGGAGGCGGGCCGGGCCGAGCTCGCCCTGGCCGACGCGGACGAGGCGATGGGCCGTTCGCCGTCGCCGGCCGGCGAGCGGCTGCGGCTCCGGGCGACGCTGGCGACCCGCCCCGGGGGCTCCCTCCGGCTGGACGACCCCTCGGCGATCGACCTGCTCCCCGCACCCGGCCCCGGTCTCGTCGCCGACCTCCGGCACGCCGTCGGGGCGATGGCCGAGCCCCCCCCCGAGCCCGAGCCCTCCCCCGTGCCGAGGATGCTCACCCGGGCGGTCCTGCTCTCGGCGCTGGGCGAGTCGGCCCCGGCCGAGGACGGGGCGACCGACGCGGTGCTCGTCGCCCCCGACGCCTCGCTGCCCCGCCTCGTCCGGGCCCGGATCCGCCACCGATCCGGCGACCTCGACGGCGCCCTGATCGACCTGGACGCCGCCCTCGCGCTCCGGCCCGACGACGCGGACGCGAGGACGCTCCGGGGCCTGGTGCTCGCCGAGGCGGGACGCCCGGCCGACGCCCTGGCCGAGCTGAACCGCTCCCAGGCGATCGGCGCCGACGACGCCGCGCTGCACCGGGCGCGGGCCGTCGCCCTGGCCGCACTCGGCCGGGCGGACCTGGCGGTCCGGTCGCTCACCGAGGCCCTGGACCGGGATCCGCAAGATCCGAGGATTTCGCTGCACCGGGCCCGGCTCCATCGCCGCCTCGGCCTCGTCTCGGCCGCGAGGGCGGACCTCGACCACGCCTCGTCGTGGTCCTCCGACCGCCCCGAGCTGCGCCTGCTGGTCGCGATCTCGAGGTCCCTGACCAACGGCCCGACGCCCCCCGGGCCGACCCCGGGGATGGCCGGCACGGGGTCGGCGGAGTGA
- a CDS encoding RNA polymerase sigma factor, translating into MATDGPGARPDDGEELRQFLGRIRAGDEVAARELLGRYEAEVRLVVRRQLPRLLRSRFDSLDFLQSVWGSFFRRMRGGDGPSDFEDSRHLVAFLARAAKNKVIDEYRRAGSQKQDMHREEPLWVDGQRPRDVAGNEDTPSEVAQAHEVLARLTELMPDDRRAIVELKAQGLSSRDVGEKLGISERTVQRVIEDLRRRLEPLGPGFGSSDEADPDGGSADGTLPGT; encoded by the coding sequence ATGGCGACTGACGGTCCGGGCGCAAGGCCCGACGACGGCGAGGAATTGCGCCAGTTCCTGGGCCGCATCCGGGCCGGCGACGAGGTGGCCGCCCGGGAGCTGCTGGGCCGGTACGAGGCCGAGGTCCGGCTGGTGGTCCGGCGGCAGTTGCCGAGGCTCCTGCGGTCGCGGTTCGACTCGCTGGACTTCCTCCAGAGCGTCTGGGGCAGCTTCTTCCGGCGGATGAGGGGGGGGGACGGCCCCTCGGATTTCGAGGATTCCCGGCACCTTGTCGCCTTCCTGGCCCGGGCCGCGAAGAACAAGGTGATCGACGAGTATCGCCGGGCCGGGAGCCAGAAGCAGGACATGCACCGGGAGGAGCCGCTCTGGGTCGACGGCCAGCGGCCCCGGGACGTCGCCGGCAACGAGGACACCCCGAGCGAGGTGGCCCAGGCGCATGAGGTCCTGGCCCGGTTGACGGAGCTGATGCCCGACGACCGCCGGGCGATCGTCGAGCTGAAGGCCCAGGGCCTGTCCAGCCGGGATGTCGGCGAGAAGCTCGGGATCAGCGAGCGGACCGTGCAGCGGGTCATCGAGGACCTCCGCCGTCGACTCGAGCCCCTCGGCCCGGGGTTCGGCTCCTCGGACGAGGCGGACCCCGACGGGGGATCGGCGGACGGGACCCTCCCCGGAACGTGA
- a CDS encoding DUF4198 domain-containing protein, which yields MTRGRAIRGIGAIVAAATLSGAVGRATAHEIKVLAGRLVTEPGTRDTVYLSWGHILPVDMPVDAEAIKDYRLHTPSGSVSYLATEGYSLHANEVTVEEEGLYTAEVTRHPSLYTVVVDEHGQHRHLGASKAEARAQVQDGTIDYSARSHQFAKAMLISGHDLGHGHSHEQASPSAGEPATKVLGHDFEIVPLDGPEAWTAGADLRVQVLFQGEPAARQDVFARFIGFKPDQAWCFAIPTDNEGIASIRVDRPGTWIIRAQKILPAAVEDREQFDVESFTATVALEVLP from the coding sequence ATGACTCGGGGACGAGCGATCAGGGGCATCGGGGCGATCGTCGCGGCGGCGACGCTGTCGGGGGCGGTCGGCCGGGCGACGGCGCACGAGATCAAGGTCCTGGCCGGCCGGCTCGTCACCGAGCCGGGCACCCGGGACACCGTCTACCTCTCCTGGGGGCACATCCTGCCCGTCGACATGCCGGTCGACGCCGAGGCGATCAAGGACTACCGCCTGCACACCCCCTCCGGCTCGGTCAGCTACCTGGCGACCGAGGGCTACTCCCTGCACGCCAACGAGGTCACCGTCGAGGAGGAGGGGCTCTACACCGCCGAGGTGACCCGGCACCCCTCCCTCTACACGGTCGTCGTCGACGAGCACGGCCAGCACCGCCACCTGGGCGCCTCGAAGGCCGAGGCCCGGGCCCAGGTCCAGGACGGGACGATCGACTACTCCGCTCGGAGCCACCAGTTCGCCAAGGCGATGCTCATCTCCGGCCACGACCTCGGCCACGGGCACTCTCACGAACAGGCTTCGCCTTCCGCGGGGGAGCCGGCCACGAAGGTCCTCGGCCACGACTTCGAGATCGTCCCGCTCGACGGCCCCGAGGCCTGGACCGCCGGCGCCGACCTCCGGGTGCAGGTCCTCTTCCAGGGCGAGCCCGCCGCCCGCCAGGACGTCTTCGCCCGGTTCATCGGCTTCAAGCCCGACCAGGCCTGGTGCTTCGCCATCCCGACCGACAACGAGGGGATCGCCTCGATCCGGGTCGACCGCCCCGGCACCTGGATCATCCGGGCCCAGAAAATCCTCCCCGCCGCCGTCGAGGACCGCGAGCAGTTCGACGTCGAGTCCTTCACCGCGACTGTCGCCCTCGAAGTCCTGCCCTGA
- a CDS encoding DUF1559 domain-containing protein, producing the protein MTHARRGFTLIELLVVIAIIGVLIALLLPAVQAAREAARRAQCTNNLKQLGIALHNYHDTLGCFPIGYTIYASPWPGDPTVPGGHAKWGALALLTPFLEQSAVHNALNFSFPIIGGPAQDYAVFAENLTALSTKVGLFHCPSDGIEQPAPPVFGANYVATVGTGVEVPANGYERLDGTFYVNSSTSIADLRDGTSNTVVLSESLLGPGGPYNIPASEMSDDPRRYIRHVDTLTEADCLAAVNLHPVKRSNWADGDGNAGTYAHFYPPNRPEPSCNRHSVGWSDASSNHPGGVNALLGDGSVRYLKDTVALETWRALSTRKGGEVVSADRL; encoded by the coding sequence ATGACCCACGCTCGACGCGGCTTCACCCTGATCGAGTTGCTGGTGGTGATCGCGATCATCGGTGTGCTGATCGCCCTGCTGCTGCCCGCCGTCCAGGCCGCCCGGGAGGCGGCCCGCCGGGCCCAGTGCACCAACAACCTGAAGCAGCTCGGCATCGCGCTGCACAACTACCACGACACGCTCGGCTGCTTCCCGATCGGCTACACCATCTACGCGTCTCCCTGGCCGGGCGACCCCACCGTGCCCGGCGGCCACGCCAAGTGGGGGGCCCTGGCGCTGTTGACCCCCTTCCTAGAGCAATCGGCCGTCCACAATGCGCTGAACTTCAGCTTCCCGATCATCGGCGGCCCGGCCCAGGACTACGCCGTCTTCGCCGAGAACCTGACGGCCCTCTCGACCAAGGTCGGCCTCTTCCACTGCCCGAGCGACGGCATCGAACAACCCGCCCCGCCCGTCTTCGGGGCGAACTACGTGGCGACCGTCGGGACGGGCGTCGAGGTCCCGGCCAACGGCTATGAGCGCCTCGACGGCACCTTCTACGTCAACTCCTCGACCAGCATCGCCGACCTGAGGGATGGCACCAGCAACACCGTCGTCCTGTCCGAGAGCCTGCTCGGCCCCGGCGGCCCCTACAACATCCCCGCCTCGGAGATGAGCGACGACCCTCGCCGCTACATCCGCCACGTCGACACGCTGACCGAGGCCGACTGCCTCGCCGCCGTGAACCTCCACCCCGTCAAGCGGAGCAACTGGGCCGACGGCGACGGCAACGCCGGCACCTACGCCCACTTCTACCCCCCCAACCGCCCCGAGCCCAGCTGCAACCGCCACTCCGTCGGCTGGTCCGACGCTAGCAGCAACCACCCCGGCGGCGTCAACGCCCTGCTCGGCGACGGCTCCGTCCGCTACCTCAAGGACACCGTCGCCCTGGAAACCTGGAGGGCCCTCTCCACCCGCAAGGGGGGCGAGGTCGTCTCCGCCGACAGACTCTGA